A genome region from Candidatus Lernaella stagnicola includes the following:
- a CDS encoding chemotaxis protein CheW, with protein MFVIYFSVGVQRFAVDGRTVVAVLPRVDLTALPHVPPEVAGVFNFHGRVVPVIDLCRLLGDRPCGFNFDARLLLVNYPAEGEKRHLLGLLAEEITDTDHLTPEEIVSSGVAVDEAPYLGDVHPQAENIVQTVRIEQLLPDDLKARLFREPA; from the coding sequence ATGTTCGTGATCTATTTTTCGGTGGGCGTCCAGCGCTTTGCTGTCGACGGTCGAACGGTGGTCGCGGTACTGCCGCGCGTCGATTTGACGGCCCTGCCGCACGTCCCGCCGGAAGTGGCGGGCGTTTTCAACTTCCACGGTCGGGTGGTACCGGTAATCGACCTGTGCCGCTTGCTGGGCGATCGCCCGTGCGGCTTCAACTTCGATGCGCGGCTGCTCTTGGTGAATTATCCCGCGGAGGGCGAAAAACGCCATTTGCTGGGTCTGCTCGCCGAGGAGATCACCGACACCGATCATCTGACGCCGGAAGAAATCGTGTCGTCCGGCGTGGCGGTTGATGAGGCACCTTATCTCGGCGACGTACACCCCCAGGCGGAAAACATCGTGCAGACGGTGCGCATCGAGCAATTGCTGCCAGACGATCTGAAGGCACGGCTGTTTCGGGAGCCCGCATGA
- a CDS encoding methyl-accepting chemotaxis protein, with product MFKNLRVKFKLMLFVELFAVVFLIFGWYTFDTIGLVKVNGEIYQDILKSKGLITDLSALAEKMDESYFLAQRLIESKNPAEIAVLIDKINALADGYQTRLQNRIQQAPTSKLHSLIEGPVNAEAVNFFQVLQTQVVPAIQKSDLAGARALLRESLSVEFKGHAQQIEKALELANKESLEKEQKARFIVDERRIILITLGVGSFLFALFFVAFPVARGITRPLAEIELAAKKIATGDLDCRIVHQSDDEFGSLAESFRRTITYIQEAAAVSDSLSRGDLTVSVAPRSEDDILGKSLKSMTHSLGSLIGKIKQSSIQLMSTATEIAATSKQQEGTVVDFGASTNQIASAVKEISATASELTKTMSDLAQVASHTGEMADSGRTNLTTLESTMSQLAEATGSISSKLYTISEKAHDINMVVTTITKVADQTNLLSVNAAIEAEKAGEYGGGFLVVAREIRRLADQTAVATLDIEQTVQQMQSAVTSGVMEMDRFSAQVRRDVGEMRSISAQFTQIIESVQAVLEQFRTVSEGMRSQSMGAQQISQAMIQLSVGARQTAASQKDFNKSTEHMHEAVKGLREELSRFHVAD from the coding sequence GTGTTTAAGAATCTGCGGGTCAAATTCAAGCTCATGCTCTTTGTGGAACTCTTCGCCGTGGTCTTCCTGATCTTCGGTTGGTACACGTTCGATACCATCGGCTTGGTCAAGGTCAACGGCGAAATCTATCAAGACATTCTCAAGAGCAAGGGTCTGATCACCGACCTTTCCGCCCTTGCCGAGAAAATGGACGAATCCTATTTCTTGGCCCAGCGCTTGATTGAAAGCAAAAATCCCGCTGAAATCGCAGTCTTGATCGACAAAATCAACGCCCTTGCCGACGGCTACCAAACGCGTCTACAAAACCGGATCCAGCAAGCGCCAACGAGCAAATTGCACAGCCTCATCGAAGGCCCGGTGAATGCCGAAGCGGTGAATTTTTTCCAGGTTCTACAAACCCAAGTCGTACCGGCGATCCAGAAATCGGATCTCGCGGGGGCACGGGCACTGTTGCGCGAATCCCTGAGCGTTGAATTCAAAGGCCACGCCCAGCAAATCGAAAAGGCGTTGGAGTTGGCCAACAAAGAATCGCTGGAAAAGGAACAGAAGGCCCGTTTCATCGTGGACGAACGGCGCATTATCCTGATCACCCTGGGCGTCGGATCCTTCCTGTTTGCTCTCTTTTTCGTGGCTTTTCCCGTTGCCCGCGGCATCACCCGACCACTGGCCGAAATCGAACTGGCGGCAAAGAAAATCGCGACCGGCGATTTGGACTGCCGGATCGTGCACCAGTCCGACGACGAATTCGGCAGCCTGGCCGAGTCCTTCCGTCGAACGATCACCTATATTCAGGAAGCAGCCGCCGTGTCCGATTCCCTCAGCCGCGGCGACCTGACGGTCTCCGTGGCGCCGCGTTCCGAGGACGACATCCTAGGCAAATCGCTCAAGTCGATGACGCACTCGCTGGGCTCGCTGATCGGCAAGATCAAACAGTCGAGCATTCAGCTCATGTCCACCGCCACGGAAATCGCCGCCACGTCCAAACAGCAGGAAGGGACGGTCGTCGACTTCGGCGCCTCCACCAACCAGATCGCCTCGGCGGTCAAAGAAATCTCGGCGACAGCCTCGGAATTGACCAAAACGATGAGTGACCTGGCACAGGTCGCCAGCCACACCGGTGAGATGGCCGATTCGGGCCGCACCAATCTGACGACTCTTGAAAGCACGATGAGCCAACTCGCGGAGGCGACCGGCTCGATCTCCTCGAAGCTCTACACCATCAGCGAGAAGGCCCACGACATCAACATGGTGGTGACAACCATCACCAAGGTGGCCGACCAGACTAACCTCCTCTCGGTAAACGCGGCGATTGAGGCGGAGAAAGCCGGTGAATACGGTGGCGGGTTCCTGGTAGTGGCGCGCGAGATTCGGCGGCTGGCTGACCAAACCGCGGTCGCCACCCTCGATATCGAGCAGACCGTGCAGCAGATGCAGTCGGCCGTAACGTCGGGCGTGATGGAAATGGACAGGTTCAGCGCGCAGGTGCGACGCGACGTGGGCGAGATGCGGTCGATCAGCGCGCAGTTCACCCAAATCATCGAAAGCGTGCAGGCCGTACTGGAACAGTTCCGAACCGTCAGCGAGGGCATGCGGTCGCAGTCGATGGGCGCCCAGCAGATCAGCCAGGCGATGATTCAACTCAGCGTGGGCGCGCGCCAGACGGCCGCCTCGCAGAAAGACTTCAACAAGTCCACCGAACACATGCACGAGGCGGTCAAAGGATTACGGGAAGAGCTATCCCGCTTCCACGTCGCCGATTGA
- a CDS encoding CheR family methyltransferase, with translation MNTAAIGDLLRQTIGLEITTICRATIEAAIRGRMAECDLNDQSAYLQRLIASPKEMLELIDEVTVPETWFFRNVEQFHFLKQWVIDTWEPAHASVPLRVLCVPCSTGEEPYSVAMALLDCGLAADRFHVEAVDINHRTLSKAREAVYGYNSFREKEKGFRSRYFEPLENDRYRLRKDVAERVEFAYGNLVATDFFLDHPPFDAVFCRNLLIYLEPAAQEQVVNTLKRLVKESGLLFLGAAENLQMVARKFRALRKPHAFVFCNEQPPARDQRIQSLTTTAHDAMRPRIARVAKPGKEHDEFKKPTWPPPASPATGEPMIELWLSQAERKADEGGLDEASELCRRCLQADPLRAKAFFLLGIIAHAQRDLGRAEKHFRSALYLDVNHQETLIQLTSILENRGEQAAADKLRRRLRRAQKEPH, from the coding sequence ATGAACACGGCGGCGATCGGCGATTTGCTGCGGCAAACAATCGGCTTGGAGATCACCACCATTTGTCGGGCGACCATCGAAGCGGCGATTCGGGGACGCATGGCCGAGTGCGATCTCAATGACCAGTCGGCATATCTGCAACGGCTGATCGCCTCCCCAAAGGAAATGCTGGAGTTGATCGACGAGGTGACCGTTCCGGAAACCTGGTTCTTCCGCAACGTCGAACAATTCCATTTCCTGAAGCAATGGGTCATCGATACCTGGGAGCCGGCCCACGCCTCGGTGCCGCTGCGCGTGCTCTGTGTGCCCTGCTCCACCGGTGAAGAGCCGTATTCGGTCGCCATGGCGTTGCTGGACTGCGGCCTGGCGGCTGACCGCTTTCACGTGGAGGCTGTCGACATCAATCACCGCACCCTGAGCAAGGCCCGGGAGGCCGTCTACGGCTACAATTCGTTCCGGGAAAAAGAAAAAGGATTTCGCTCACGCTATTTCGAACCTCTCGAAAACGACCGCTACCGTTTGCGGAAGGACGTGGCGGAACGGGTGGAATTCGCGTACGGCAATTTAGTGGCCACGGATTTTTTTCTTGATCACCCCCCGTTTGACGCGGTGTTTTGTCGCAATCTGCTCATTTACTTGGAGCCCGCCGCCCAGGAGCAGGTGGTCAACACGTTGAAGAGATTGGTGAAAGAATCCGGCCTGCTCTTTCTTGGCGCCGCCGAGAACCTGCAAATGGTCGCCCGAAAATTCCGGGCACTGCGAAAGCCGCACGCGTTCGTCTTCTGCAACGAGCAACCGCCGGCGCGGGACCAAAGAATCCAATCGCTGACCACCACCGCGCACGACGCCATGCGTCCGCGGATCGCACGCGTAGCCAAACCGGGGAAAGAACACGACGAGTTCAAAAAACCGACCTGGCCGCCTCCGGCCTCGCCGGCGACGGGCGAGCCGATGATCGAACTCTGGTTATCCCAGGCGGAACGAAAAGCTGATGAGGGCGGGTTAGACGAGGCGTCGGAATTATGTCGGCGATGCCTCCAGGCCGATCCCCTGCGCGCCAAAGCCTTTTTCCTGCTGGGAATCATTGCGCATGCCCAAAGAGATTTGGGGAGGGCGGAAAAGCATTTTCGCAGCGCGCTTTATCTGGATGTCAATCATCAAGAAACGCTGATTCAATTGACGTCCATCCTCGAGAACCGCGGCGAGCAGGCGGCGGCCGATAAACTGCGTCGCCGTTTGCGGCGAGCGCAGAAGGAGCCCCATTGA
- a CDS encoding response regulator encodes MSHLLFIDDDPIIRQICKVYFSSKGYTVTVAKGGMEGLAKFKNGEYDLIVTDLMMPNCHGFEVIDQIKQMPRGNNTPIILLSADINDPDMQAYERQAFQDDTLRKPFDMPDLEKKIVDLLDEFAARF; translated from the coding sequence ATGAGCCACTTGTTGTTTATCGACGACGATCCGATCATCCGTCAAATCTGTAAAGTCTACTTTTCCTCCAAAGGCTACACCGTCACCGTCGCCAAAGGCGGGATGGAAGGCCTGGCGAAGTTCAAGAACGGCGAGTATGACCTGATTGTCACCGACCTGATGATGCCCAATTGCCACGGCTTTGAGGTAATCGATCAGATCAAACAAATGCCGCGCGGGAATAACACGCCGATCATTCTGCTTTCCGCCGACATCAACGATCCGGACATGCAAGCCTACGAACGCCAGGCTTTTCAAGACGACACGTTGCGCAAGCCTTTTGACATGCCGGATCTGGAAAAGAAGATCGTCGACCTTTTGGACGAATTCGCCGCGCGATTTTAG
- a CDS encoding HEAT repeat domain-containing protein, with the protein MDLFEPTPGKVNAWAAKGNVKKLLGSLTSSDAVIRELSVEGLASIGSPEVLQYCRENADSADDIVRWDITRILGLIGTAEAIKILETVREKKINYKPQG; encoded by the coding sequence ATGGACCTGTTTGAGCCTACTCCGGGAAAGGTCAATGCGTGGGCTGCCAAAGGCAATGTGAAGAAATTGCTTGGCTCGCTCACATCGAGCGATGCGGTGATCCGGGAATTATCGGTAGAGGGCCTGGCATCGATCGGATCGCCGGAAGTGCTACAGTACTGCCGTGAAAACGCCGACAGCGCCGACGACATCGTCCGCTGGGACATCACCCGGATCCTCGGTCTGATCGGCACCGCCGAAGCGATCAAGATCCTAGAAACCGTCCGGGAAAAGAAGATCAATTACAAGCCACAAGGCTGA
- a CDS encoding L-rhamnose isomerase produces MSHPIEDAFAAACERYDMYGVDVEAALEALGCVSLSLPCWQGDDGAGFETLDDPSARSGIAVSPAFPGRARTIDELRADLQAALALIPGRHRLNLHAIYGDFGGKPVARNEILPEHYQSWVDWAAASHLGLDFNSTCFSHPMADSGFTLSSPQDQVRRFWIEHVRRCREIGAWMGRELGTPSLHNLSIPDGSKESPVTRFQHRATLRDSLDEIFATEHPAEHLKDSIESKRYGLGSESFVVGSHEFYVSWAAGKQVMPCLDMGHMHPAESVADRISTLLQFHDRLALHLSRDVHWNSDHVVTQNDELIDAMQEIVRAGALARIHFALDFFDNTINRVGAWVIGARATLKALLFALLEPLELLGELEEAGDYFARLATIEEVKLLPFGAVWEYYCHSLDVPDGFQWLTTIRAYEDRVLRKRR; encoded by the coding sequence ATGTCGCATCCGATCGAAGACGCTTTTGCCGCCGCTTGCGAACGTTACGACATGTACGGCGTCGATGTAGAGGCTGCGCTGGAGGCCTTGGGGTGCGTTTCGTTATCTCTGCCTTGCTGGCAGGGCGATGACGGCGCCGGCTTCGAGACGCTGGATGACCCGTCGGCCCGCAGCGGGATCGCCGTGAGCCCCGCGTTTCCGGGCCGAGCGCGGACCATTGATGAACTGCGCGCCGATTTGCAGGCGGCCCTGGCGCTGATCCCCGGCCGCCATCGCCTCAACCTGCACGCCATTTATGGCGATTTCGGCGGCAAACCCGTCGCCCGCAATGAGATCCTGCCGGAGCATTATCAAAGCTGGGTGGATTGGGCTGCCGCCTCCCACCTGGGGCTCGACTTCAATAGCACCTGTTTTTCGCATCCGATGGCAGACTCGGGTTTCACGCTCAGCAGCCCGCAAGACCAGGTCCGCCGCTTCTGGATCGAGCATGTCCGCCGTTGCCGCGAAATCGGTGCTTGGATGGGCCGCGAACTGGGGACGCCGAGCCTGCACAATCTGTCGATTCCCGACGGCTCGAAGGAATCACCGGTCACCCGATTTCAACACCGCGCGACATTGCGCGACAGCCTCGACGAAATCTTCGCCACCGAGCATCCGGCGGAACACCTAAAAGACAGCATCGAGAGCAAACGATACGGACTGGGCAGCGAATCGTTTGTGGTCGGCTCGCACGAGTTTTACGTCAGCTGGGCCGCGGGCAAGCAGGTGATGCCGTGCCTGGACATGGGCCATATGCATCCCGCCGAATCGGTGGCGGACAGAATTTCGACCCTGCTGCAATTTCACGATCGACTGGCCCTCCATCTCAGCCGCGACGTTCATTGGAACAGCGATCACGTGGTCACTCAGAATGACGAACTGATCGACGCGATGCAGGAAATCGTCCGGGCCGGAGCGCTGGCGCGCATACATTTTGCCCTGGATTTTTTCGACAACACCATCAACCGCGTCGGGGCGTGGGTGATCGGCGCGCGAGCCACGCTCAAGGCGCTGCTGTTCGCGCTGCTCGAGCCGTTGGAGCTGTTGGGCGAGTTGGAAGAGGCGGGAGATTATTTCGCCAGGCTGGCCACCATCGAGGAAGTGAAATTGCTGCCGTTCGGCGCCGTGTGGGAATACTACTGCCATTCGTTGGACGTGCCCGACGGCTTCCAGTGGCTCACGACAATTCGCGCGTACGAAGACCGAGTCCTGCGCAAGCGCCGGTAA
- a CDS encoding chemotaxis protein CheW, whose amino-acid sequence MTDGVSHNREPGCWRVIGVFGQRTCPELAEHVHCRNCPVYAASGRELFNRPIPPEYREQWTTLLAQDAVEQTKAQAMASVLVFRLGEQWLALPTHLIQSVSRTLPVRRLPHRSSRILRGLVNIEGIIRLCASIHPLFEAVADETSGESDVADKSRLIMVEKEGENWVFPVDEVHGLYHYQPDEMKNSPVSASRTAEPLTMGTVPWRAGQIGLIDEDKLIEALKRSLL is encoded by the coding sequence ATGACTGACGGAGTCTCCCACAACCGCGAGCCCGGCTGCTGGCGCGTGATCGGCGTTTTCGGCCAACGAACCTGCCCGGAACTGGCCGAACACGTCCATTGCCGTAACTGTCCGGTTTACGCCGCCAGCGGACGAGAGCTGTTCAATCGGCCGATCCCGCCCGAATACCGCGAGCAATGGACCACATTGCTGGCGCAAGATGCGGTTGAGCAAACCAAGGCGCAAGCGATGGCGTCCGTACTGGTTTTCAGGCTCGGCGAACAATGGCTGGCCCTGCCCACACATCTGATTCAGTCGGTCTCGCGGACCCTGCCCGTGCGCCGTCTGCCCCATCGCAGCAGCCGGATTTTGCGCGGTCTGGTCAATATCGAGGGCATCATTCGCCTGTGTGCCTCCATCCATCCGCTTTTCGAGGCGGTCGCGGACGAAACCTCCGGCGAAAGTGACGTGGCGGACAAATCGCGGCTGATTATGGTCGAAAAAGAGGGCGAAAACTGGGTCTTTCCGGTCGATGAGGTACACGGGCTCTATCATTACCAGCCCGACGAAATGAAAAATTCGCCCGTCAGCGCCTCTCGGACCGCCGAACCGCTCACGATGGGCACGGTTCCCTGGCGGGCCGGGCAAATCGGTCTGATCGACGAAGACAAACTGATTGAGGCCTTGAAAAGGAGCCTCTTGTGA
- a CDS encoding hybrid sensor histidine kinase/response regulator has protein sequence MTGHGLSGMSLLALFLQELETHTAVLNQGVVALEQDPDAPHMMESLMRAAHSIKGAASIVGISSVVELAHAVEDGFVAAQNREVQIEPGLIDIFLKAVDLFQTLARIPEEEATDHLTAQTQVFAQLAQKIRAAVAAQLAAAKTQPPARAPAPTTPDPDKSADTKKAVDEVTTAKRDIRITAKNLDRLLGYASEILVETRRLAPFADALLQFNKRQGRLIKILEDLRASVEGKEAGPNADQLAQEAILHARTEQDRITTSLLDFEMLARRLDETSNRLYSQALSSRMLSFSVGVQGFPRMVRDLARELGKNVRLKIVGKDTEVDRDILARLEAPLNHLLRNAIDHGIEPPEERFDADKPPEGVLRLEASHHAGMLVVTVADDGRGINLERVRRKIVDRNLLAADTAALLTDAELLEFLLLPDFSTAVAVTRISGRGVGLDVVHTMIQELRGQIFMESRPGEGTTVRLKLPLSLSVLHVLMVEVGGEAFALPLHRVDRILSAQPSMIQSLENRQFIHVDGQNIALVPAAQLLGLDKNGDPKSAIPVVVISNQSTQFGLAVDRLLDERDLAVRPLDPRLGKVQDISATAVLEDGTPTLIVDVDDLVRSVDKLLSDGGLKKIVRTVGQATRLHKRLLVVDDSITVREMLRQLLENQGYEVRTAVDGVDGWNAVRAEDFDLVISDVDMPRMNGIELVTQIKQNSKLNKIPVMIVSYKDREEDRRRGLDAGADYYLTKSSFHDETFLSAVVDLIGEA, from the coding sequence GTGACCGGGCACGGCCTCAGCGGCATGTCGTTGCTGGCCCTCTTCCTGCAGGAACTGGAAACCCACACCGCAGTCCTGAACCAAGGCGTTGTGGCGCTGGAACAAGATCCAGACGCACCGCACATGATGGAATCCTTGATGCGGGCGGCGCACTCCATCAAAGGCGCGGCAAGCATTGTGGGCATCAGCTCGGTAGTGGAACTCGCCCACGCCGTCGAGGACGGTTTCGTGGCCGCGCAAAATCGCGAGGTGCAAATCGAGCCCGGCCTGATCGACATCTTTCTCAAAGCCGTCGATCTCTTTCAAACGCTGGCCCGCATCCCGGAAGAAGAAGCGACCGACCACCTGACCGCCCAAACCCAGGTTTTCGCACAACTGGCGCAGAAAATCAGAGCGGCGGTGGCCGCTCAACTCGCTGCCGCCAAGACGCAGCCTCCCGCCCGCGCGCCGGCCCCGACGACTCCGGACCCCGACAAGAGCGCGGACACCAAAAAGGCCGTCGACGAAGTCACCACGGCCAAACGCGATATCCGCATCACCGCCAAGAACCTCGACCGCCTCCTGGGTTACGCCAGTGAAATTCTCGTCGAAACCCGGCGCCTAGCCCCCTTTGCCGACGCGTTGCTTCAGTTCAATAAGCGGCAGGGCCGGCTCATCAAAATCCTGGAGGATCTGCGCGCCTCCGTGGAAGGCAAGGAGGCCGGGCCAAACGCCGACCAGCTCGCCCAGGAAGCCATTCTCCATGCGCGGACGGAACAGGACCGAATCACGACCAGCCTGCTCGACTTTGAGATGCTGGCGCGGCGTCTGGATGAAACCTCCAACCGGCTTTACAGCCAGGCTCTCTCCAGTCGCATGCTGTCCTTTTCCGTCGGCGTGCAAGGGTTTCCGCGGATGGTGCGCGATTTGGCGCGCGAGCTGGGCAAAAACGTTCGCTTGAAAATCGTCGGCAAAGATACCGAGGTGGATCGCGATATCCTGGCGCGGCTGGAAGCCCCGCTCAACCATCTGCTGCGCAATGCCATTGACCACGGCATCGAGCCGCCGGAAGAACGCTTCGACGCGGACAAGCCGCCTGAAGGCGTCCTGCGCCTGGAGGCGAGCCATCACGCCGGCATGTTGGTGGTCACCGTGGCCGACGACGGTCGTGGGATCAACCTGGAACGCGTGCGCCGGAAGATCGTGGACCGGAACCTGCTCGCTGCCGACACGGCGGCCTTGTTGACCGACGCGGAGTTGCTGGAATTCCTTCTGCTGCCTGATTTTTCCACCGCCGTGGCGGTCACGCGAATTTCCGGCCGAGGCGTGGGGCTGGACGTCGTCCACACGATGATCCAGGAGCTGCGCGGGCAGATTTTCATGGAATCACGGCCGGGGGAAGGCACGACCGTTCGGTTGAAATTGCCCCTGAGCCTATCGGTGTTGCACGTGCTGATGGTCGAGGTTGGCGGCGAGGCGTTTGCCCTGCCGCTGCACCGCGTCGACCGCATCTTGTCGGCGCAGCCAAGCATGATTCAGAGCCTCGAGAATCGACAGTTCATCCATGTCGACGGGCAGAACATCGCTCTGGTGCCGGCGGCCCAGCTTCTCGGTTTGGACAAGAACGGCGACCCGAAAAGCGCGATTCCGGTCGTGGTCATCAGCAACCAGTCCACCCAGTTCGGTCTGGCTGTCGATCGCCTGCTGGATGAACGCGACCTGGCGGTGCGCCCCCTGGACCCGCGCCTGGGTAAAGTGCAAGACATCAGCGCCACGGCCGTGCTGGAAGACGGCACGCCGACGCTGATCGTCGATGTCGACGACTTGGTGCGCTCGGTCGACAAACTCCTGAGTGACGGCGGGCTGAAAAAGATCGTCCGCACCGTGGGGCAGGCGACCCGACTTCACAAACGACTGCTCGTGGTGGACGATTCGATCACCGTTCGCGAGATGCTGCGTCAATTGCTGGAAAACCAGGGCTACGAAGTAAGAACCGCGGTTGACGGCGTCGACGGATGGAACGCCGTGCGGGCCGAGGATTTCGACCTGGTGATCTCGGACGTGGACATGCCGCGCATGAACGGCATTGAATTGGTCACCCAGATCAAGCAAAATTCAAAATTGAACAAAATCCCGGTAATGATTGTTTCCTATAAGGACCGCGAAGAGGATCGTCGGCGCGGTCTGGATGCGGGAGCCGATTACTACCTAACCAAAAGCAGCTTCCACGACGAGACGTTCCTGAGCGCCGTGGTAGATTTGATTGGCGAGGCCTGA